The Mycolicibacterium cosmeticum sequence CGGTGTCGGGCATGGGCTCGGCCCGCGCGGGACCGCCGGTGAGCAGTTCCAGATCCCGGCGGGCTTGGGCGGCAATACGATCCGGTGAGATGTCGGCGCCCTCGCCGACGAGGTAGAGGGTCGACGCGGCGGTGTCGTGCACCAGCGCCAGGTGTTCGAGTTCGTGGTCGCGCACGGCGGCGGCGATCGCGTCCCGCAGTGCCGCGTCGTGGTTTTCGGCGCGGGCCTGGTCCACCTGTCTGGCGATGGCCAGCCCGGTGGCCAGCAGCGCCGCCACGATGGTCCATTCGATGCCGAGCATGTAGAACAGCATCGGAACCTGCGCGGCGCCGTGCCATCCGACCAGCTGAGCGCATCCGAAGGCATACGCGACGGCGATCAGCGCCGATGCCACGAAGCTGATCCGCGGGGGCTGCGCCATGGTGAAGGCGATGACCGCCGCACCGGCGATCACCTGGGGCACCGAGTTGATGTACAGACTCTCGGGCCGTGGGTCGCACCACGGAATCGCCGCCGCGACGATCAGCACGTAGCAGAAGTCGGCCAGCTGGAACGGCAGTGCGCGCGATCGCGTGCACAGACGGAAGGCAGCCCAACCGCCCACCAGTCCGAGCAGGGTTGCCCCGTGCGCACATTCGGGGGTGCCGGGAAGCAGGAGTGCGCTGGAGACGGCCACCAGGGTGACGGTGTTGAGCAGGATGATGGCAAGGTCCTGGCCGCGCTGGATCACCTGCCGCTCAGACACGTGGACATTCCGGATGTCCGGTCCCCGCTCAAGCACATGCAATTCTAGGCACGAAGCGGACGGCGGGGTCCGTCAAGTGGCGGACATCGTCCGTATTGTTTGCCGACGCAAATACATCCGCTGGTGGGAAGTGCCCAAATGATTTCGGCACGCCGCCAAAATGCGCTGGTTGGCGTTAATCTGACCCCGTCCATTTCGAACGGAGCGTGGCACATGGTGTGGCGATACGTGAAAGCGCAGCTGATGGTGCTGCTGTGCGGTGGCCTGGTCGGGCCGATCTTCCTGGTGGTGTATTTCGCCACCGGTCAGAGCTATTTGCTGAAATGGATGTTCTGGGCCGGCTTACTGGTGACCGCGGCCGATGTGCTGATCGCCTTGGCGCTGGCGAACTTTGGAGCCAGATCCGCCGCCCGCACCCAGGCTCTGGAGGCCACCGGTGTGCTCGCGCTGGCGCAGATCACGGGAATGTCGGAAACCGGCACCCGGATCAACGACCAACCGTTGGTGAAACTCAATCTGCACATCTCCGGGCCCGGCATCGCGCCGTTCACCGCCGAGGACCGCGTCATCGCCAGCGTCACCCGGTTGGGCACCCTCACCTCACGCAAGGTCGTGGTGCTGGTGGACCCGGCGACCAATCAGTTCCAGATCGATTGGGAACGAAGCGCCTTGGTCAATGGCCAGGTGCCGGCGACCTTCACCATCGAGGAAGACCACCGCACCTACGATCTGTCCGGACAA is a genomic window containing:
- a CDS encoding SHOCT domain-containing protein: MVWRYVKAQLMVLLCGGLVGPIFLVVYFATGQSYLLKWMFWAGLLVTAADVLIALALANFGARSAARTQALEATGVLALAQITGMSETGTRINDQPLVKLNLHISGPGIAPFTAEDRVIASVTRLGTLTSRKVVVLVDPATNQFQIDWERSALVNGQVPATFTIEEDHRTYDLSGQVGPLMEILQILKANNIGMNSMIDLRSNPSARAQVQAVVRRAGAQQQAAPPPAAPMAPPVAPAPAAYVPPAPPAPSAAQRLQELETLRATGAISEDEYAGKRQQIIAEL